The following is a genomic window from Pseudomonadota bacterium.
CTTTTCTTGTAAAATTCTGAGCGTTGCCCGTCCGGCAGCCATGGCCAATGGATTTCCTGACAGGGTTCCTGCCTGATAAACCCCACCCAGAGGAGCGAGCAGCTCCATCAGTTCCTGCCGGCCCCCAAAAGCACCAACCGGCATGCCGCCGCCGATAATTTTTCCCAGACAGGTTAGATCCGGGGTGATATTGTATAAATTCTGAGCGCCTCCGTATGCCACCCGGAAACCAGTCATTACCTCATCGAAAATGAGAATAATTCCGTGTTTAGTACATCTTTGACGTAATCCTTCAAGAAAACCGGGAACCGGAGGGATGGTGCCCATATTGCCGGCCACGGGTTCGACAATTACTGCCGCAATCTCGTTGGCGTATTCTGCCAATAATGTATCCACGGAATCCAAATCGTTGAATATGGCAGAAAGGGTTAATCCGGTGAATTTTTCCGGAACCCCGGAACTGTCGGGAATACCCAGGGTGGTGGCTCCGGAGCCGGCTTTCACCAGCAATGCATCAACATGCCCATGGTAACAACCGGCGAATTTCACCACTTTATTTCGGCCCGTGGCCCCACGGGCCAGACGAATAGCGCTCATGGTGGCTTCCGTACCTGAATTTACCATCCGGACCATTTCCATGGAGGGGATAGCATCCACAATCATCTCTGCCAATTCAATTTCCAAAGTTGTCGGGGCGCCAAAGCTGGAACCCCGGCCGGCCTGTTCTCTGATTGCGCCTACAATTGCCGGGTGAGCATGCCCGAGGATCAACGGTCCCCATGAGCCGACATAATCGATATATTGATTTCCATCGGCATCAAATATATTGCATCCCTGCCCTCGAACAATAAACCGGGGGGGGAGGTTCACGGCGCGAAAGGCCCGTACCGGGCTATTAACGCCGCCGGGAATGATTTTTTGGGCTCGGGCAAAAAGTTTTTCCGAAATTGTTGTGATCATCACGATACTCCCTACTATATTATAGTAATAACAGATTAGTTCGCTGATTTTCAGCTATTGGCAACGTATGTGAGAATTACCTCATCTGTTGTTTGAAGTCAAGAGTCGGAAAACAATAACAACCGATAATTCTTGCGGGCAAAAGGTGGTCTGTGGTATAGCTTAACTTTATTAAAATACTATGGTACAGGTGGGTTGTATTTTTAATAGTTTTCCAGCGTTGAGAGGATATTTGATGAAGAATATTATAGCTTTGGTCGTTTTTTCCCTGTGTTTATGTTGGACCTGCAACCTGCAGGCGGAAAATGGGGGTAAGACCGTGCATATCCTTTATTCCGCTGACGAACGGGGTGCCATTACTCCCTGTGGTTGACACAAAAATCCGCGGGGCGGTCTGGCCAAACGCGCAACCTATCTGGATGAACTCAGAAAAGAAATTCCTTTCTTCCTGACGGTTAATGCCGGGAATTTATTTTTTCGACGGGAAGTTATTAAACCAGAAAAATTTGTGGAAGCCCAGCTGGTTTCTGATAGAATCATTTCTTCTTATAATACCATGGGTTGTGACGCACTCAATATCGGTGCTTATGACCTTTCTTTAGGAATTGATTATTTATTGAAAAAACGAGCTAAGGCAAAATTCCCCTTTGTTTCCGCCAATTTGTGCGATAAACATGGGGATTTATTGTTTAAACCATGGGTAATGAAGACTGAAGATGGGGTAAAGGTGGCAATCTTCGGCTTGATTGATAAAAAACTGAAACTGGATAAAATTCCCGGGGGGCATAAAATCATGATTAAAGACCCCATTGCGGTGGCGGCCGAGCTGGTTCCACGGCTGAAAAAAGATGGGGCAGACTACGTGATTTTACTGACCAACCTTCACGGTCGGGAATGCCGCCGGTTGGCCCAGCATGGCTTGCAAATTGATTTAATTGTCGGCAGCAGCAGGAGAAACCAGATTTCCCTGCCGATTAAGATTAAAGATACGTATATCACTCACCTGGACCGGGGTGGTAAAAATATTGGTCAACTGATGGTTAAATTCCTTACAGCCGCTGGAACATCTGCTCTGCCGGCGGCCCAGCGGCTCAAAGGTACCGAGATAGACGGCAAGTTCTATCTGAATAAATTTATGCAATTACGGCTTGATATTCCTGATCACCCGGAAATAGGCCCCAAAGTTGAAGCCTTGCTCGAAAAGCTTAAAAGGCTGCAAAAAGTCAAAGCGACGGGATCGATGACGATCCCGCTGAAAAAAATTGCCGGCCTCAAAGAGGGGAATAAATACGTGGGGGCAAAGGTCTGTGCCAAATGCCACCAGGAACGTTATGAACG
Proteins encoded in this region:
- a CDS encoding glutamate-1-semialdehyde 2,1-aminomutase gives rise to the protein MITTISEKLFARAQKIIPGGVNSPVRAFRAVNLPPRFIVRGQGCNIFDADGNQYIDYVGSWGPLILGHAHPAIVGAIREQAGRGSSFGAPTTLEIELAEMIVDAIPSMEMVRMVNSGTEATMSAIRLARGATGRNKVVKFAGCYHGHVDALLVKAGSGATTLGIPDSSGVPEKFTGLTLSAIFNDLDSVDTLLAEYANEIAAVIVEPVAGNMGTIPPVPGFLEGLRQRCTKHGIILIFDEVMTGFRVAYGGAQNLYNITPDLTCLGKIIGGGMPVGAFGGRQELMELLAPLGGVYQAGTLSGNPLAMAAGRATLRILQEK
- a CDS encoding multiheme c-type cytochrome, whose product is MEAQLVSDRIISSYNTMGCDALNIGAYDLSLGIDYLLKKRAKAKFPFVSANLCDKHGDLLFKPWVMKTEDGVKVAIFGLIDKKLKLDKIPGGHKIMIKDPIAVAAELVPRLKKDGADYVILLTNLHGRECRRLAQHGLQIDLIVGSSRRNQISLPIKIKDTYITHLDRGGKNIGQLMVKFLTAAGTSALPAAQRLKGTEIDGKFYLNKFMQLRLDIPDHPEIGPKVEALLEKLKRLQKVKATGSMTIPLKKIAGLKEGNKYVGAKVCAKCHQERYERWESSAHARAYQGLVAKQQQFDEDCIGCHSLAYARDGGFSDLKDISFYANVQCESCHGPGSMHVNSKGDPEQIVKTQDVEICLECHIPEKSPDFVFMDYFTLMCTGKKK